The following are from one region of the Corylus avellana chromosome ca1, CavTom2PMs-1.0 genome:
- the LOC132184598 gene encoding LOW QUALITY PROTEIN: pentatricopeptide repeat-containing protein At5g18950 (The sequence of the model RefSeq protein was modified relative to this genomic sequence to represent the inferred CDS: inserted 1 base in 1 codon), whose protein sequence is MARAPSSIVVFIRQNPRTRQNPNTQIRSLTFENKEGDCGNEETKPNPHREPSQNAQNEFTEIAKEVSKITRTKPRWEQTLLSDFPSFNFSDPRFLNEVMKHQNNVLLSLRFFHWLCSHRGFLPDSLSLNALFDALVEAKACIAAKDFLDYTGLKPEAASLECYIRCLCEDGLVEEALGVFDRLRGVGVCPSIATWNSALSAFLKVGRTDLVWKLYVEMMESGVLTKVDVETVGYLIRAFCDDDQVSKGYELLRQVLEDGLDPGNAAFNRLISGFCKERKYTKVSELLHTMIAKNRAPDIFTYQEVINGLCKKRKPLEGFRVFNDLKNRGYAPDRVMYTTMIHGLCKMGLLGNARKLWFEMIQKGYIPNEYTYNALIFGFCKIGNLGEARKLYKEMCDRGYRETTVSYNTMIAGLCSNGRTDEAHKLFAEMPWKGGVRDVITYNTLIRGFCKEGKIVESTNLLNELLVQGLQPSTPSFTPIIKKLCQVGDIEEAKKLWNDMQSRGLTPMVYTQDHIITGLCEQGYVKEGMEWLLEMLKHKLKPREDTFKRLVHRLLQRDQSDDSLLVLDFMLKIGYTLEKXHICQSLVNKLCKENSGFAETRVADILG, encoded by the exons ATGGCGAGGGCACCATCATCTATCGTAGTCTTCATTCGCCAAAACCCTCGCACTCGCCAAAACCCCAATACCCAGATCCGAAGCCTCACTTTTGAGAACAAAGAAGGTGATTGTGGCAACGaagaaaccaaaccaaacccaCATCGCGAACCATCACAAAACGCACAGAATGAGTTCACGGAGATTGCCAAAGAGGTTTCTAAGATCACGAGAACGAAACCCAGATGGGAGCAGACCCTGCTCTCCGATTTCCCTTCCTTCAATTTCTCTGATCCCAGGTTTTTAAACGAGGTAATGAAGCACCAAAACAATGTGCTTCTCTCGCTCCGTTTCTTTCACTGGCTATGCTCTCACAGGGGTTTCTTACCTGATTCGTTGTCGTTGAATGCGCTTTTTGATGCGCTTGTTGAGGCTAAGGCCTGTATTGCTGCAAAAGATTTTCTTGATTACACGGGTCTTAAGCCCGAGGCGGCTTCTTTGGAGTGTTACATTCGGTGTCTATGTGAGGATGGGTTGGTCGAGGAGGCGCTTGGCGTGTTTGATAGGTTGAGAGGGGTTGGAGTTTGCCCATCGATAGCTACTTGGAATTCGGCTTTATCAGCTTTTCTTAAGGTTGGGAGGACTGATCTTGTTTGGAAATTATATGTAGAGATGATGGAATCTGGTGTTTTGACAAAAGTTGATGTTGAGACTGTTGGGTATCTTATTCGAGCTTTCTGTGATGATGACCAAGTTTCAAAAGGTTATGAACTTCTTAGACAGGTTTTGGAAGATGGGTTAGACCCTGGAAATGCTGCTTTTAACAGATTGATATCTGGGTTTTGTAAGGAGAGGAAATATACCAAAGTATCTGAACTCCTTCACACGATGATTGCAAAAAACCGTGCTCCTGATATTTTTACATATCAAGAAGTCATCAATGGGCTCTGCAAGAAAAGAAAGCCGCTTGAGGGTTTTCGGGTCTTCAATGATCTAAAGAATAGGGGGTATGCCCCCGATAGGGTCATGTACACGACAATGATTCATGGTCTTTGCAAGATGGGATTGCTTGGGAATGCTAGGAAGCTGTGGTTTGAGATGATTCAGAAGGGTTATATTCCAAATGAATACACATACAATGCACTGATTTTTGGGTTCTGTAAGATTGGTAATCTTGGAGAGGCCAGGAAGCTGTACAAGGAGATGTGTGATAGAGGTTACAGAGAAACCACGGTCAGTTACAATACAATGATTGCAGGGTTGTGTTCAAATGGAAGAACAGATGAAGCTCATAAGCTGTTTGCAGAAATGCCTTGGAAGGGTGGTGTTCGTGATGTGATCACATACAACACTCTGATTCGAGGTTTTTGCAAGGAAGGCAAGATAGTAGAGAGTACAAATCTGTTAAATGAACTCCTGGTGCAGGGATTACAGCCATCAACTCCCTCATTTACCCCCATTATTAAAAAGCTTTGTCAGGTGGGAGACATTGAAGAAGCCAAAAAGTTGTGGAATGATATGCAAAGTAGGGGTCTGACACCGATGGTCTATACTCAAGATCATATCATTACTGGCTTGTGTGAGCAAGGATATGTTAAAGAGGGGATGGAATGGTTGTTAGAAATGCTGAAGCATAAGCTCAAACCAAGAGAAGATACTTTTAAGAGACTGGTCCACCGTCTCTTACAAAGGGACCAGTCTGATGATTCTTTACTTGTATTAGATTTTATGTTGAAGATAGGTTATACTCTCGAAA GGCATATATGCCAGTCTCTGGTTAATAAACTTTGCAAAGAGAATTCCGGATTTGCCGAAACACGAGTAGCAGATATCTTAGGATGA
- the LOC132167507 gene encoding BI1-like protein yields MMFKDGYAGVTSKGGEEVDLESGETLYPGLSYGENQLRWGFIRKVYGILAAQLVLTTLVTFVTVLYSPINDLLRGNSGLLLFLMFLPLILLWPMYVYQQKHPLNFIFLGLFTLSLSLTVGVSCANTDGKLVLEALILTSAVVSSLTGYTFWASKKGKDFSYLGPILFTSLFVLILTGFLQMFFPLGSTSVAIYGAMGAIIFSGYIVYDTDNLIKRFTYDEYIWASITLYLDVLNLFLSILRMLRQANN; encoded by the exons ATGATGTTCAAAGACGGATACGCGGGTGTGACCTCGAAGGGTGGTGAGGAGGTTGACCTTGAGTCAGGGGAGACCCTGTACCCGGGTCTTAGCTACGGCGAGAACCAGCTCCGATGGGGCTTCATACGCAAGGTCTACGGTATCCTTGCCGCCCAGCTTGTCCTTACCACCCTCGTCACCTTCGTCACCGTCCTCTACTCCCCGATCAACGATCTCCTCCGAGGCAATTCTGGGCTGTTGCTCTTCCTCATGTTCCTACCCCTCATCT TGTTGTGGCCCATGTATGTATATCAACAAAAGCACCCCCTGAACTTTATCTTCCTTGGGCTTTTCACCTTGTCGCTGAGCCTTACAGTTGGTGTAAGCTGTGCTAACACAGATG GAAAACTTGTGCTTGAAGCATTAATTTTAACCTCAGCTGTGGTTTCGTCCTTAACTGGGTATACTTTCTGGGCGTCTAAGAAGGGCAAGGACTTCAGCTATCTTGGACCAATCTTATTCACCAGCCTGTTTGTCCTTATCCTTACTGGTTTTCTCCAG ATGTTCTTCCCGCTTGGCTCAACATCTGTTGCTATTTATGGTGCAATGGGTGCTATAATTTTCTCGGGCTACATTGTATATGACACTGACAACCTGATCAAGCGCTTCACATATGATGAGTACATTTGGGCCTCCATTACTCTTTATCTGGATGTTCTGAACCTGTTCCTTTCCATTTTGCGGATGTTGAGACAGGCCAACAATTAG
- the LOC132189125 gene encoding uncharacterized protein LOC132189125 — MDFFKSAFSDDPHPSDPHNNEAADPNPDPNPTGAWSFGGLIKTIASRSESVILNYRRDLEEFGSGLKKETAVIREVASRAVEDLPGSFEVGASVAQESLESVGQAIDNIGSSVWKSTAEIIAHGRDSLLAPDLDSNSSDNDNSNNSNTKQLNRSSSNSQGLDLKRYSRFDAQLRAIQCDMNTYLEEPEDLEGYNEWKPGFVMEEKREEIGNLIGENGAVGEIYGKLVPSGVDEESFWTRYFYRVHKLRQVEDARAKLVKRAISGEEEDLSWDFDDEDGENDGSESKVESRSNGDVGNVEVGLERENDDAGGGGKLEVRSDEKGVVEGKTDGVESGRDSDVSVVSSQPLSPEEDLGWDEIEDIGSTDENIGDAVGSADRVDLRKRLSAAEEDEDLSWDIEDGDDNVPAKS, encoded by the coding sequence ATGGATTTCTTCAAGTCCGCCTTCTCCGACGACCCTCACCCCTCCGATCCTCACAACAACGAAGCTGCGGATCCGAACCCCGACCCGAACCCTACTGGCGCTTGGAGCTTCGGCGGGCTCATCAAGACGATCGCGTCGAGATCGGAGTCGGTGATCCTGAACTACCGGCGGGACCTCGAGGAGTTCGGGTCCGGGCTGAAGAAAGAAACGGCGGTGATCCGGGAAGTCGCCTCGCGCGCCGTCGAGGACCTCCCTGGGTCGTTCGAGGTCGGCGCGTCCGTCGCTCAGGAGTCGCTAGAGTCGGTCGGCCAGGCCATCGACAATATCGGGAGCTCCGTCTGGAAATCGACAGCCGAGATCATTGCTCACGGTAGGGACTCTCTTCTAGCTCCTGACCTCGATTCCAATTCCTCTGATAATGATAATAGTAATAATTCTAACACTAAGCAATTGAATCGTAGTAGTAGTAACAGTCAAGGTTTGGATTTGAAACGGTATAGTAGGTTTGATGCTCAATTGCGTGCGATTCAGTGTGATATGAATACGTATTTGGAGGAACCGGAGGATTTGGAGGGTTACAATGAGTGGAAACCAGGGTTTGTGATGGAGGAGAAGAGGGAGGAGATTGGGAATTTGATTGGAGAGAATGGGGCAGTTGGAGAGATATATGGGAAGCTTGTTCCGAGTGGGGTTGATGAGGAGAGCTTTTGGACTAGGTATTTTTATAGGGTGCATAAGCTGAGACAAGTGGAGGATGCGAGAGCAAAGCTTGTGAAGCGAGCAATTTCCGGGGAAGAGGAGGATTTGAGTTGGGATTTTGATGACGAAGATGGAGAGAATGATGGGTCCGAGTCAAAGGTCGAATCAAGAAGTAATGGTGATGTTGGAAATGTTGAGGTTGGattggagagagagaatgatGATGCGGGTGGTGGCGGTAAGTTGGAAGTGAGATCGGATGAGAAAGGGGTGGTGGAGGGGAAGACGGATGGTGTGGAATCTGGGAGAGATAGTGATGTTTCAGTTGTTTCAAGCCAGCCGTTGTCGCCAGAGGAAGATCTTGGGTGGGATGAGATTGAAGACATTGGAAGCACTGATGAGAACATAGGGGATGCTGTTGGCAGCGCAGATAGGGTTGATTTGCGTAAGCGGCTGAGTGCAGCAGAGGAAGACGAGGATTTGAGTTGGGATATTGAAGATGGTGATGATAATGTGCCTGCTAAATCGTGA